From Candidatus Binatia bacterium, a single genomic window includes:
- a CDS encoding histidine kinase, with amino-acid sequence HLLGNIDKARELGGIVVRLQSLEPVAALLNYARSHGVGHVMIGRSHRPWWQQVLGRSFVARMVKDAVGFDLHIVALEDEAEHA; translated from the coding sequence CATCTCCTGGGCAACATCGACAAAGCCCGCGAGCTGGGCGGGATCGTGGTGCGATTACAAAGCCTCGAACCCGTGGCGGCGCTCCTGAATTACGCACGTTCGCATGGCGTTGGTCACGTCATGATCGGCCGCTCACATCGACCGTGGTGGCAACAGGTACTGGGCCGTTCGTTTGTGGCACGCATGGTCAAGGACGCGGTGGGTTTCGACCTCCACATCGTCGCCCTCGAAGACGAGGCGGAGCACGCATGA